GTTTGATTGAAAGGGGTAGATAAAGACTAAGGAGAACTTATGGAAAAACCACGAATAAGACCTTATTATAAATAGTATTATTGAAAAATTAGTTCTTGATAGATCCCAATGGTATTAATTGACTCTTGCAGTTGGCCTCCTGGTGGGATAAGGTTAGGTTGTTGTTTCAAAGAAGCCTGATAAAAATGTAACCAAGTTAGAGAGAACTTTTGAATCTCTGGGATATTTATTCTATTCCTTGTCCTACTGCTACATAGTTTGACTTTGAAGCATATGAGATAGAGTTAGataatttttctaaaaatttGATATGATTCCATTAGTTGGTCAATgccttgttttattttttggtttatTTGAGGAACGGGACTGTCTCAAATAGTTTTTGTATTACACATTTGTGATTTGCAATGATGGTACCTATCGTACTTTTATATTCAAGGCGAGTATTGTATTACTGATTTTgtattggaattttttttctagttGTGAATGGCCATGTAAAACGACCACAAGATGAAGACATACAATCAAATGTACTGGAAATAATTGGATCAAATATTCAGTCCACATACATTACATGCCCAGCTGACCCAGCTGCAACACTTGGTATAAAACTTCCATTCTTGGTTATGATTGTCAAGAATCTAAAGAAGTTTTTCACTTTTGAGATTCAAGTTTTGGATGATAAGAATGTCCGACGACGGTTTCGAGCTTCTAATTTCCAAGTGTGTAAGTTTGCCCATGTTTGCTTGTCTTATGAGTTTGCTAACACCTTGCAGTTGTTTTCTTTGATATGTATTTTGTGCATGAGTGCTTGCTTCCCATGTAAATATGTAATAGTACCGGAAATTTTGATTTTCTGACTAGTAACACATTTACATAGTTCTTTTATCTGGTCACTTTATCTAACACTTAGAAAGTCTTTCGAAGAATCCCAGTGTCGTTACCCAAGTCTGTGATAGAATCTGCAATTTGACATACCCTCTTCTCTAGTTATTCTTGTAAAGGTCTATATTAATTCAAATTACATGATGCTTTCGTTTGTAACTGCAAAATTATTGAGATTAAGCAATGTCAATCACAGTAGTCTCCTTAAGGTGGTGTTAAGATTAATGTTCTCTTCACAACTTTACACTCTACTCTTTCAGAAAGAGATAGGAAAAGAAGATAAGAGAAATGATTGATATGATGAGTGATGTGATAGAAACAGatgagatagaaagaaaaacatatagtgaaaatgagatgtaaGATAAACAGGAGTGTGAACATATCAAAGTTGGTGGTATTAACTCATTGATAATTtggtataaaaattaattagctATTTTAACAGGAAATCACACAGTATGGGCAATACAGATTTAGTCTGCTACAAAGTGGATACTCTTCCCACTAGAGTTTTGTTGGCGAGCACAATCATACACCCTGTAGTTTGAGTAAATTGGAATTGTCTtgttcattctttttttttttaatctgcgTCTTGTTCATTCTACATACCATGAACACGGAATAATGAAGTGATTCTGTTTTAGACTTTTGTGGTTTAGTCTTGTGAGTGGAAAGAATAGGCACTGCAAGAGCTTTGCCCAATTAAGTGGGTCCGCTGACTCGACTCCGATTAGATGTTGAACGTTAGAGACCTAAAAAAGGACTTGCGTGATTGAGTGATGCAATGACTGAAACTCTGTTGTTTCATACAATTTTTTATTGTGGTTAGATACCAATTGAGTAATATATAAGAAAAGTTCTGTTCAACTTATTGTCTTGATGTGCATTCCAACATCCATTTGCACTTATGTCAACTGATATGCAAACATAGTCTTAGTCATTAGAATTTTGCTTTCAAGCaaattcatttttattatatacTCCGGTGAAATATTAGTTTCTGAAATACAGTGATATGATTTCTATCTATAATACCTTCAACATGCATTACAATTTACAAGtgatttcttattttattacttTCATGTTGTAGGCTGTCACTCGAGTAAAGCCCTACATTTGTACCATGCCACTGAAAAT
This portion of the Lotus japonicus ecotype B-129 chromosome 3, LjGifu_v1.2 genome encodes:
- the LOC130745390 gene encoding uncharacterized protein LOC130745390 isoform X2; the protein is MFKNTFQSGFLSILYSLGSKPLQIWDKEVVNGHVKRPQDEDIQSNVLEIIGSNIQSTYITCPADPAATLGIKLPFLVMIVKNLKKFFTFEIQVLDDKNVRRRFRASNFQAVTRVKPYICTMPLKMDDGWNQIQFNLADFTKRAYGTNYVETLRVQVHANCRLRRIYFSDRLYSEEELPPEFKLYLPMQKS